The genomic window TATAATACCTCAGTTATCCTTGAATATAATGAATGATATTGTCAATTTGGTTATATTGCCCTTATCTGGTATTCGCAATCAACTTGACAAGCTTTATTCTCCTACAAACACACCACTTGAATTTCAAACTGGCCTGTCGAACATTATAGCACAATACGAATCAACTTTTTCAAATTTTATATCTACATCCAATCGCCCAATGTATGGTAGACCAAAAGGAATGGTATCTACAGCAAGCAACTTCATTTTCAATGATATTCTCAGCGCACCTCATCAAAAAATAGAAATTCTTTTGAGCGAAAAAAAAGATATAGAAAAAAAATTAAACATTACACCAGAACCATCAAAATCGCCAAAGAAAACTATTGCTACCATCTCACGCATTGCAAAAATACTATCTTCGGTCCCCTTTTTAGAGCGTTTATGTTGCTGGATTTTAAACAATTATAACGAAATGGTAAAAAGATTAATTGGGCCACGCAGATATGATGCTATAAAAAATGATACTATTTTTTGTAGCATTAGAACATTACATGAACGCAAAATTATTAATGCCGCAAATATTCATAATTTTTTAAAAGACCCAAGAGTCAACGCCACAATTGATTTCCTTTGTAACTCTAAAGAAAAGCGGCCTTTTGTTGATTACTGCAACAACCTACAAAAATATTTTTGTATAGAATTACTAGAATGTTTACACAGGTCACACTGCCAGTCAAGAGCAATGCTACAGAGGGAAAATCAACACTTTTCCTTTGTTTATGAACATGCTGCAAATGACAATATAAAAGATATGAAATTACAGCAAAATGAAACAAAAAAAGAAGCTTTATGGACATTAGCTAATATTACATCGATTACATCACAGGCATTCAATCGTGTTGCATCATTCGATAAAAAAGAATTCGTTAATGGCATAAAAAACACTGCTACTACTACGGTTGAGGTCGCAAAGTTATTTGTTAGTTCATTATCGCCTTGGTATCAACCACCAACAAATATCATTCCTCAGACGACAAATCCGCAACCACAAGTTCTTATTACCAAACAGACAGGTGACATCAAAAGTTTCCTATTAGAGATCAATCGTGATAACAAAGGAAAACAACCAATAGATTCTGTGGACGCTCGACCAAAAATTAATGAAAAGCATAAGTTATTGTTACAGAACATGATTAAAGAACACAAAAGATTAGAACAAGACTGTTGTTGTAAGTATCAAGAACATACATTAACAAACGGATTGAATAATATTTCATCAGAAAGTGTTTCATCAGAAAGTGTTTCATCAGAAATTGATACGCTTCATCAATCTTTACTGAAACTTAATGAAGAAAGAAAAAATTTGTGGTTTTTCAATGTGTGGAGCAAAACGGTAAATTGGCAAGAAAGAAACAAGATAACAAATGCATTGAAACATCATATTGATGTATATAATACGGCAAAAATTGATCTGTACAATAAAGGTGAATCCTATGCAACAACCTATATTGAACATTCTGTGCCCAAAGAAGAATCTCCTTATACAAACCTCCGCAAGAAATTTTTAGCAAACTTTCCCTTTTCCCCAAAAGACAAGACTGATATTTTTGCGTTATCTCAAGAGAACGATCAATTGAAAGATTGTCGCTATATTTTTAACCCTTTAGAACGATCTGAAATGAGTCGTAGCAGATTAAACATCCAATAAATTGCTCATTTTTCTTTCGGGAGATGCTTCTAATCGCTTAATCCGTTCAATATCACCTAAATACAATTGTGTTGTTGTTGGTGCTGTGTGACGCATGGCGAGCTGTACTTCATACAGTGAAGCTCCTGCCTGCATAGAAAGTACACCAAATGTGTGACGCAAACTATGCGCAGTGATTCGCTTACTATCAAACCCTGCTGCACGCAATCGACGTTTAATGATACGAGAGAGTGAGAATATGGTTAACTTTTTTCCATAATTACGATCACTTAATGAAACAAATAATGGTTCTTTTTCATTTTTGATGACACGCACTTGTAAATAATCATGTAACGATGTTAATGTTTGTGGTGTTAATAAAACAAATTCATCTTTACTAGATCGCCCTTTTCCGTGTATCCACAATAACATTTCTCCACGTTGTTCATACATATCTTCTAGCGTTGCTGATGCAATTTCTTTAAGTCGAAGTCCCGTACGCACCAAAATATTAATCAACGCAAAATCACGCTTACCACGTATATCAGAACAATTAATTGATGATAATAATTTTTTGAGTGAATCAATAGAAAGTGATTCTTTCTGGTGACTTTTTGAATAACGTTTAATCCCTTTTACCTTGCGTGAAATATTCTCATATAATCCTGACTCATCTGCCCATAAAAAAAATCGCTTAATCACTACAATGTACACTGCTTTTGTATATGAACTGAGCTGTTTTGAATCAAGCCAAAATTTGTACGATAAAACTGTTTCGTGCTTTGGATAGACAATCTGTTTTTCTTTACACCAACGTGCAAACTGTACCAATGCATTAATGTAGGTAGTACGAGAATTAAGAGAAATGTCTTGTGCTGCAATAAAAGGATGAATCAATTCATCCATATTAAAACTTTCATACAAAGTCTTCATACATTTCCTTTTTTTTATACAAATAATAATAACAAAAAAAACTACGTGCTAACAGTTTTTTTAGAACATTATTAGCACGTACGTTTTATATGATAATTAACTTAATTTTTGTATTTGATTTCTTTATCAAATTTAATTTTAACAAGTGCTGCTACTGAACCACAAGGATCACCAGGAACTACTAATAATTGCAACTTTTTTGTCTTTTTTGCATCAGCAATAAAAAACATGAATAAATTTGATATAATGCATAATAATAAAAACTAATTCTGAAAGTACACAACTATGAATATACCGCATAAAAATGCACATCTTGGCATTTGGGGTTTTGGCAAAGTTGGCAGATCTGCTGCACACTATTTGCACGAACAAGGATATTGTTTAAGTGTGATGGATAAACGCGTCCCAACAGCACAAGAACAAGAATATGTGCAAGAAAAAAATATAACCTGGTACAACGAACATGAACAAGAAACATTTTTTAATTCTTGTGATTTCATTATTCCTTCTCCTGGGATTAACATAAGCCCCCTGTGTTACGCGACGCATAGTGCAAAATGGGTACATGAATTAGATTTTTTCTATCAGCAATGTAACAAGCCAATTATTGCCATTACCGGCAGCATTGGTAAAACTTCAGTTACTCATATTCTTGCGCAACTTTTTAAGGAACTATCAATTCCCGTTGCTGTAGGCGGAAACATTGGAACACCAATCTTTGACTTAATTGCACAGCAAAATAATGTTGATTATACGTTGCTGGAAGCCTCTAGCTTTCAACTGATGCATTGCACAAACTTTGCACCAACGCTTTCTATCTGGACAAATTTTTATCCAAACCATCTTGATTATCACCCATCGGAAGCTGAATATTTTTCGGCAAAATATAATATTGTAAAACATCAGAAGAATAATAGCTTGTCTCTCATTCCATTTACGTTACGTGAGAAAATTCCTGCTGTACCCATACATCACATACGAGCATATTTTACAATAACCATTCCAGGAAACGATCAGTTACTTAGTTTAAAAGATAATGAACAACTTTATTATATTAAATCCAACATGGTAGTGCGTTATGCACATGGCATACACACACCTCTTATGCTACTCACACCAAACCTATTACATCTTTCTTTTATCGATAATATGCTTCTTATTGTAAGCGTGTGCGATTTATTAAAAATTAGCTCCAACACACTAGAAACAGTAGCAACAACAATAAATCTACCCGAACATCGCGTCGAATACAGTGGCACCATACATAACGTTGATTTTTATAATGATTCTAAAGCTACCACAACAGCATCAACCCTTGCCGCTGTTGAAAAATTAAAAAATCGCCCTCTTCACCTTTTTTTGGGTGGATTGAGCAAAGGAGTTGATCGTGCGCCACTTATTGCACAGTTAAAAAATCAAGTGAAGCATATTTATTGTTTTGGTAAAGAAGCTGATATGCTGTACAGCATGTGCTTTGACAATGCAATTCCCTCAACACATTATGCCAATCTTGATTCTGCTATTAAAAATTGTATTGATAGAATACAATCTGGAGATTGTGTATTGCTATCTCCTGCAGGAAGTAGTTACGATCTATATGAAAATTATGAACAACGAGGAAAGCATTTTAAAGAATTGATTAAATCGTACATGGAAAAAAATTACCTCTCCACGCGCTCATCCTGAACTTGTTGAAGGATCAGAGCGCAAAAGATTTTAACTTAGAAAGTTTATTTGTATGATTTCAAAAAAACTACCCCTCTACTCAGACCTCAATGTATTTCTTACCATAATTGCAACGCTTATTCTTATTGGATGCCTTTTTGTATATTCATCAAGTTCTGTCTACGCGCTTGAAACATTTGGTTCATCAGTCTTTTTTGTAAAACGTCAGCTTGCAGGACTTGGTCTTGGGTTTTTTGCACTCTGCATTGGCCGCGCATCACCACTCAATTTTATCAGGCGCACTGCACCTCTTTTGTTTTTAGGCTCACTTGGTCTTGTTATTATGACATTACTGCCAACATTTTCTCGCACCATTCATGGATCAAGCAGATGGCTTTCTTTTGCTGGTTTTTCATTTCAGCCTAGTGAATTACTTAAAATAACATTACTGTTTTACGTCGCTTATTTTCTTGAAAAAAAAACACAAAAGGGAAGCATTGCACTCAAACAATTTATTCCTTTTTGTACGCTTATCAGCCTTATGTGCATCGCCCTTCTCAAACAACCCGATTTTGGTATGACCATCACACTACTATTGACCACCATTATTTTATTCTTTTGCGCACACGCACAAATCAAGCACATCATAGTCACACTTATTGGCCTTGCTGCAAGTGCAGCTTTACTCATCCTTTTTCGCCCTTATCGATTGCAACGTGTATTAACATTCTTAAATCCTTGGCAAGATCCTAAAGGAAGTGGTTTTCAAATTATTCAATCTTTGATAGCAATTGGTTCTGGTAACTGGTTAGGTACGGGAATTGCGCACTCACGACAAAAGTTTTTTTATCTTCCCATGCAACATACCGATTTTATATTCTCAATTATTGCCGAAGAAACAGGATTAATTGGATGCATGTTTTTAATCACATTGTTCATTTTGCTTTTATATTTTGGCATTCGTATTGCACATCAATTAACGAGTACTTTTAATACATTAGTTGTACTTGGCTTTATGATTCTTATCCATTTACAAACTGTTATGAATATGGCTGTTGCAACAGGATTAGCTCCAACAAAGGGTGTTGGAATGCCGTTTATCAGTTATGGAAACACGTCTCTGGTCTGTTATCTTTTTATGATCGGTGTTATTATAAACATGGTTCGTGAAAGTAAAAATTAAAGCCTCTTTTAATCCTTTGAATAAGGCAACAAAATGGAAAACCATTCATTAAAAATTGATACTACAACAGCATACTTTGTGCCAGAAAACAATATAGATCCACTTGGAGATGGCATCAGCTCAGTTGAACTTGTACGTGTGTCAGGATCTGACCTTGATGTTGTCAATGCCGCGCGTGTTTCTTATGGTAAAACATCAACAGAAGTAACTGATCGTGATAAAAAATTGATTGGTTTTCTTATGGAACATAATCACACAAGTCCATTTGAACATAATCAATTTTCTTTCCGTATTAAAGCACCAATCTTTGTTGCTCGCCAGTGGATGCGCCATCGTATGAATTCCTATAATGAAATTAGTTACCGCTATGTAAAAGCATCTCTTGAATTTTATGTACCACCAAAATGGCGATCACAAGATCTTAAAAATAAACAAGCTTCTATTGGTTCATTTGATAACGCAGAGTTTACACAAAAATTTAAAGAATCAATTGCACAAAGTGTACAAGCATACGAATATTTACTTGAAAATGGTGTAGGCAGAGAAATTGCGCGGAGCGTGTTGCCATTGTGCACGTACACGGAATTTATTTTCACGTGTAATTTACATTCGCTCATGCATTTTTTAAAATTACGCTTGCACGCAGGAGCGCAGTACGAAATAAGAATGTATGCACAAACATTGCTCAAACTGGCACTACCACATTTCCCTATTTCACTTGGTGAATGGAAGCGTATTCATGCTGCTGAATTAGAAATTGAAGAAGATCTATTTACTCAGAACTTTACTGCTGCTGTTGAGTAATTAATTAAATGCACCATGCAGTCGCAACATATACGCACGAATATTTGCAAGATTAATATCTGAATATCCTTGTTCAATGTTTTGTATTAGATACATGAGGCGATTTCTTTGGTGAGATCCTTCTTGCAAATGATACACATTGGGCAACGTATCCAACACTACGTACTGTATTTCATTAAGTACTTTGATAATGGCAAACGCAAAATAATGCCCGTGCGACTCTGCCACCTCTTCATTGCCGATAATAATGACGTAAGTAAAATAATCTTTCTTAAAATCTTCACGTAATTTTTGCTTAAGATTTTGAACATATTTAAATTCATCTGCACTAAACAATGCAAATTCAGGAATTTTATCAAGATTTGAATCAAATAAGGCAACAGCACTCACTGCGGAGATATTAGAAATATCAATAGTAAAATCTTTACTCATTGCTTCTAAATTTGCTTTTACCACTTCAACATTAATCCAATCATCAATCTTTAGATTGAGAAGAAAATTTGCAGCATCATTAATATTGTGCAAATACGAAAGATACTTAACTTCACCAGTTTCAGCATAATCTCTGATAAGGCATGCGTTATTTAACGCATGCCCTGCACAAAGCGCTGGAGATAATGATGTTTTCTCTGCGAGTTCAAATTGATCAAGGCTTTTAAGCTGCAATAAATTTCTGTTCCAATGTTCAAACATGCCTAAAGGAACGACGCATGGCGCATCTATACTAACAGATTTTTCTTCGAACAGTGCATCCACTTTACTCGGCTTGAAAATATGATATTTAGGACCAGGAGCAGCACTTAATCCTGCAAGTTGCTGCTGAATATCAGCCTCACTCAATCCTTGTTTTTGTAAATCCTGAATCATGTCTTGTACCAAAGCAGGATCCATCTGAAAACTCTCTTGTTTAACAAACAATGGACATAAACCAAGCTCTTGCATTGACTGTGTATCTGCTGGAACCAAATGAGTTTGTTTTTGCATAGAAGTTGAAGGTCCTAGAGCCAATAATGGTTGTCGTCTTCTCATTAAGCCATATTGCTGCCTCATTTTAAATGCTTCAGGGGTATACATACCCAAAAGAACCGGTATGGAAAATAATACATAAACTACAAATAATTTTATAAAAAAACAGTTATATGATTTCATAAAAAATCCTTATTACACATAAAAACATATCACATTATTATAATAGCAATTAAAACAAAAATTAAACAAGAATTTTGCTTATTGCTCTTTTGTCTTTTAACAAAACAACATACCTTATGCGACATACGATGTGTCTTTTGTTGCTTTTCAATTAGAGCCTATCCCTAAACTCTTCCCAAGCGCTCATTCTGAACCTGTTGAAGAATAAAGCGCTTGATCCTTCAACAAGTTCAGGATGAGCGCGGGAAATAATTTAAGTAAATTTATAGTTTAGGGATAGGCTCTTAATCAAAATACAAAAAGAGCCCCTGAGTTTTCAGGGGCTCTTTTTGTATTTGGTGCCTTTAATATGTA from Candidatus Babeliales bacterium includes these protein-coding regions:
- a CDS encoding tyrosine-type recombinase/integrase, which gives rise to MKTLYESFNMDELIHPFIAAQDISLNSRTTYINALVQFARWCKEKQIVYPKHETVLSYKFWLDSKQLSSYTKAVYIVVIKRFFLWADESGLYENISRKVKGIKRYSKSHQKESLSIDSLKKLLSSINCSDIRGKRDFALINILVRTGLRLKEIASATLEDMYEQRGEMLLWIHGKGRSSKDEFVLLTPQTLTSLHDYLQVRVIKNEKEPLFVSLSDRNYGKKLTIFSLSRIIKRRLRAAGFDSKRITAHSLRHTFGVLSMQAGASLYEVQLAMRHTAPTTTQLYLGDIERIKRLEASPERKMSNLLDV
- the murD gene encoding UDP-N-acetylmuramoyl-L-alanine--D-glutamate ligase, which encodes MNIPHKNAHLGIWGFGKVGRSAAHYLHEQGYCLSVMDKRVPTAQEQEYVQEKNITWYNEHEQETFFNSCDFIIPSPGINISPLCYATHSAKWVHELDFFYQQCNKPIIAITGSIGKTSVTHILAQLFKELSIPVAVGGNIGTPIFDLIAQQNNVDYTLLEASSFQLMHCTNFAPTLSIWTNFYPNHLDYHPSEAEYFSAKYNIVKHQKNNSLSLIPFTLREKIPAVPIHHIRAYFTITIPGNDQLLSLKDNEQLYYIKSNMVVRYAHGIHTPLMLLTPNLLHLSFIDNMLLIVSVCDLLKISSNTLETVATTINLPEHRVEYSGTIHNVDFYNDSKATTTASTLAAVEKLKNRPLHLFLGGLSKGVDRAPLIAQLKNQVKHIYCFGKEADMLYSMCFDNAIPSTHYANLDSAIKNCIDRIQSGDCVLLSPAGSSYDLYENYEQRGKHFKELIKSYMEKNYLSTRSS
- the thyX gene encoding FAD-dependent thymidylate synthase, producing MENHSLKIDTTTAYFVPENNIDPLGDGISSVELVRVSGSDLDVVNAARVSYGKTSTEVTDRDKKLIGFLMEHNHTSPFEHNQFSFRIKAPIFVARQWMRHRMNSYNEISYRYVKASLEFYVPPKWRSQDLKNKQASIGSFDNAEFTQKFKESIAQSVQAYEYLLENGVGREIARSVLPLCTYTEFIFTCNLHSLMHFLKLRLHAGAQYEIRMYAQTLLKLALPHFPISLGEWKRIHAAELEIEEDLFTQNFTAAVE
- the ftsW gene encoding putative lipid II flippase FtsW; protein product: MISKKLPLYSDLNVFLTIIATLILIGCLFVYSSSSVYALETFGSSVFFVKRQLAGLGLGFFALCIGRASPLNFIRRTAPLLFLGSLGLVIMTLLPTFSRTIHGSSRWLSFAGFSFQPSELLKITLLFYVAYFLEKKTQKGSIALKQFIPFCTLISLMCIALLKQPDFGMTITLLLTTIILFFCAHAQIKHIIVTLIGLAASAALLILFRPYRLQRVLTFLNPWQDPKGSGFQIIQSLIAIGSGNWLGTGIAHSRQKFFYLPMQHTDFIFSIIAEETGLIGCMFLITLFILLLYFGIRIAHQLTSTFNTLVVLGFMILIHLQTVMNMAVATGLAPTKGVGMPFISYGNTSLVCYLFMIGVIINMVRESKN